In one Drosophila pseudoobscura strain MV-25-SWS-2005 chromosome X, UCI_Dpse_MV25, whole genome shotgun sequence genomic region, the following are encoded:
- the Srrm1 gene encoding serine/arginine repetitive matrix protein 1, which yields MMFTGTNQQQDTRFSDKEKKLMKQMKFGDCLSKRVDMSKVKLDVLRPWISKKITDILNIEDDVVVEFVYNQLEEEKYPCPKKMQINMTGFLNGKNARQFMGELWALLLSAQDSDSGIPAEFIQQKKDEILKREEELQQRQRDRSRSRSRSSRGNSRRDRQRDRSPNGGKSKSRSRSRSRSAKPANNGSVPSAAREAAANAAARIRKRGGSPSATRPASRERRPSRRPRSRSRQKTRSGSPAPGKKASSSDPPPAKALNGRHSGDKSPVQPKGKKSSRSRSRSRSPRSRSRSSGKRSRSRSSSPRSRRRGRSSSISLSPERNQDQFEHRRNKNSVQNKRQYRNNRGDSASSMERGNDRGRQFGGGGGGGRRGRRFSPRGGNRSPMRQDNGGGVGGGGGRFQRSNSRRRSRSRRLSRSPMRYSRSPRRFNNRRRSPMMHYRGGGGRGGGRGGGGGAGGGHRQMWQHRGGSPNMRGGGRIHWQARYSPGGGGGGRGGGGMGRFDRRQSPHQNRYTRDHRPSDSQGGQPFRKFSPHSGPGRRFSSPQRRSSRDRRPNSRERRGSPGGHVNRWDNPPPARNRRSTSESSAEPVGRQQRHRSASPAERRGRSHSRSHERSRSHVRSRSRSSPRPSRKRDSPVAERSSVEFSGPAVNTIDLCREEQQQQHQQRKSNTETLKVIEQPTAAVRRSSYASLSRTPSPFLKPHERSAAAASAATAAVSVSKAVPKKSRKSQTSSSDSSADSDDTDDQPARRKAQQKKLPAPVESAKSKSKSKSQRSSESSSSSDQSDDDNSSIEDHLKKKKQQKQLQLQQQQQLQQQQQQKVAAVKPDKRRSEKKLKRPTSSAEESTGVEVEARPGSSRKRSHKKPRRDEGGDVSDSEEENVPKKKRKKSKKAADTSDSDSEDSSKKKKHKKHKKHSKKSKKHKKHKRKSSSGKARPDSSSQASTDEEEQSGLAPKRNGKLPLLIAGGTGPGGINEDLEKQLRERALKSMKKLD from the exons ATGATGTTCACG GGCAccaaccagcagcaggacacTCGGTTCAGCGACAAGGAAAAGAAACTAATGAAACAAATGAAGTTCGGCGACTGTCTGAGCAAGCGCGTGGACATGTCCAAGGTGAAGCTGGACGTGCTACGGCCGTGGATCAGCAAGAAAATCACCGACATACTCAACATCGAAGACGATGTTGTGGTGGAGTTTGTATATAaccagctggaggaggagaagtATCCATGTCCcaagaaaatgcaaataaatatgaCCGGGTTCCTCAATGGCAAAAATGCCCGCCAGTTTATGGGCGAGCTCTGGGCTCTGCTGCTCTCGGCCCAGGACAGTGACTCCGGCATCCCGGCTGAGTTCATACAGCAAAAGAAGGACGAGATACTCAAGCGCGAGGAGGAGCTACAGCAACGCCAGCGCGACAGATCCCGCTCACGTTCTCGCTCCTCGCGAGGGAATTCCCGGCGTGACCGTCAACGTGATCGATCTCCAAATGGCGGCAAATCCAAGTCCCGCTCCCGTTCGCGCTCGCGATCGGCCAAGCCAGCCAACAATGGCTCGGTACCAAGTGCCGCCCGTGAGGCGGCCGCCAATGCAGCGGCTCGAATTCGCAAACGCGGCGGCTCACCCTCGGCCACCCGTCCTGCCTCCAGGGAGCGGCGTCCCAGCCGCCGCCCACGGTCCCGCTCTCGCCAGAAGACGCGCTCTGGCTCGCCGGCCCCTGGCAAGAAGGCATCCTCCTCGGACCCACCCCCAGCTAAGGCTCTCAATGGACGTCACTCAGGGGACAAGTCCCCCGTACAGCCCAAGGGAAAAAAGTCGTCGCGCTCACGCTCCAGGTCACGTTCCCCCCGTAGTCGCTCTAGGTCCAGCGGCAAGCGCTCACGCTCTCGCAGCTCCTCGCCACGCAGCCGACGTCGGGGCCGCTCCAGCAGCATTTCTCTGTCCCCCGAGCGCAATCAGGATCAGTTCGAGCATCGTCGCAACAAGAACAGTGTCCAAAACAAACGTCAATATCGCAATAATCGCGGAGACTCGGCCAGCTCCATGGAGCGGGGTAATGATCGCGGACGTCAGtttggtggaggaggaggcggcggccgTCGCGGAAGGCGCTTCTCGCCGCGCGGCGGTAACCGCAGTCCCATGCGTcaggacaatggtggaggcgttggcggcggcggagggcGTTTCCAGCGTTCCAACTCGAGACGTCGCTCACGTTCCCGTCGACTTTCCCGTTCTCCCATGCGATACTCTCGGTCGCCCAGGCG ATTTAATAACCGCCGTCGGTCGCCCATGATGCACTATCGGGGTGGCGGAGGTCGTGGCGGTGGacgcggtggcggcggcggcgccgGTGGTGGTCATCGCCAGATGTGGCAGCATCGCGGTGGTTCACCAAACATGCGTGGCGGCGGTCGAATCCACTGGCAGGCGAGATACAGtcctggcggcggcggtgggggaCGAGGTGGCGGTGGAATGGGGCGTTTTGATCGTCGCCAATCCCCGCACCAGAATCGCTATACGCGTGATCATCGCCCATCGGACTCACAGGGAGGACAGCCCTTCCGGAAATTTTCTCCCCATTCCGGGCCAGGGCGTCGCTTTTCCTCACCGCAGCGTCGCTCCTCACGCGATCGCCGCCCCAATTCTCGGGAACGTCGCGGCTCGCCTGGTGGCCATGTCAATCGCTGGGACAATCCGCCGCCGGCCAGGAATCGACGATCCACGTCGGAGAGCTCAGCTGAGCCGGTCGGACGCCAGCAACGACATCGCAGTGCCAGTCCCGCTGAGAGGCGGGGCCGCAGTCATAGCCGCAGCCACGAGAGAAGTCGCAGTCATGTGAGAAGCCGCAGCCGCTCCAGTCCGCGACCCAGCCGCAAGCGAGACAGTCCTGTTGCTG AGCGTTCTTCGGTGGAGTTCAGCGGCCCGGCCGTCAATACTATCGATCTCTGTcgcgaggagcagcagcagcagcaccagcagcgtaAATCCAATACAGAAACGCTCAAGGTTATTGAGCAGCCAACAGCCGCAGTACGACGCAGCAGTTATGCCAGCCTGTCCCGCACTCCATCACCGTTCCTTAAACCGCACGAGCGTTCGGCGGCCGCTGCATCAGCCGCTACCGCCGCCGTCTCCGTATCCAAGGCTGTTCCAAAGAAATCCCGCAAGAGTCAAACCAGCAGCTCCGACAGCAGCGCCGACAGTGATGACACTGACGATCAGCCGGCGCGCCGCAAGGCCCAGCAAAAGAAGCTGCCAGCTCCCGTGGAGTCGGCTAAGTCAAAGTCGAAGTCTAAGTCGCAACGCAGCTCGGagagctccagcagcagcgaccagAGCGACGATGACAACTCGAGCATCGAAGATCATttgaaaaagaagaagcaacaaaagcagctgcagctgcagcagcaacagcagttgcagcagcaacagcaacaaaaagtggCGGCCGTGAAGCCGGACAAACGGCGCTCGGAGAAGAAACTCAAGCGCCCTACATCTAGTGCAGAGGAGTCTACGGGCGTTGAAGTAGAGGCAAGACCAGGAAGCAGTCGCAAGCGTAGTCATAAGAAACCACGACGAGATGAGGGCGGAGATGTCAGCGACTCCGAGGAGGAGAATGTGCCCAAAAAGAAGCGCAAGAAGTCCAAGAAGGCGGCGGACACATCCGACAGCGACTCTGAGGACTCGTCAAAGAAGAAAAAGCataagaaacacaaaaaacacagcaagaaaagcaaaaaacacaagaagcataagaggaagagcagcagcggaaAGGCCCGCCCAGACTCCAGCTCCCAAGCAAGCaccgacgaggaggagcagtcgGGATTGGCGCCAAAGCGCAACGGAAAGCTGCCGCTCCTGATCGCTGGCGGAACCGGCCCGGGGGGCATTAACGAAGATCTGGAGAAACAATTGCGGGAGCGCGCATTAAAATCCATGAAGAAGTTGGACTGA
- the RpS4 gene encoding 40S ribosomal protein S4: MARGPKKHLKRLAAPKAWMLDKLGGAFAPRPSTGPHKLRESLPLLIFLRNRLKYALNGAEVTKIVMQRLVKVDGKVRTDPTYPAGFMDVITLEKTGEFFRLVYDVKGRFTIHRISAEEAKYKLCKVKKNQLGAKGVPFLVTHDGRTIRYPDPLIHANDTVQVDIATGKITDYIKFDSGNLCMITGGRNLGRVGTVVNRERHPGSFDIVHIKDSQGHVFATRLTNVFIIGKGSKPYISLPKGKGVKLSISEERDKRLAAKTH, translated from the exons ATG GCACGTGGCCCTAAGAAGCATTTGAAGCGTTTAGCCGCACCCAAGGCATGGATGTTGGACAAACTTGGGGGAGCTTTCGCCCCACGTCCGTCGACCGGCCCACACAAGCTGCGCGAGTCGCTGCCCCTCCTGATCTTCTTGAGAAATCGTCTCAAGTACGCCCTGAACGGTGCTGAGGTGACCAAGATTGTCATGCAGCGTCTGGTCAAGGTTGACGGAAAGGTTCGCACCGATCCCACCTACCCAGCTGGCTTCATGG ATGTCATCACTCTCGAGAAGACCGGTGAGTTCTTCCGTCTGGTCTACGACGTGAAGGGACGTTTCACCATTCACCGCATCTCCGCTGAGGAGGCCAAG TACAAGCTGTGCAAGGTCAAGAAGAACCAGTTGGGAGCCAAGGGTGTTCCATTCCTGGTCACACACGACGGTCGCACCATCCGCTACCCCGATCCTCTCATCCATGCCAACGACACCGTGCAGGTTGACATTGCCACCGGCAAGATCACCGACTACATCAAGTTCGATTCCG GCAATCTGTGCATGATCACCGGAGGCAGGAATTTGGGACGTGTCGGCACCGTTGTCAACCGTGAGCGTCATCCCGGATCCTTCGATATTGTGCACATCAAGGACTCTCAGGGTCATGTGTTTGCCACCCGTTTGACCAACGTGTTCATCATTGGCAAGGGCAGCAAGCCCTACATCTCCCTGCCAAAGGGCAAGGGTGTCAAGCTGAGCATTTCGGAGGAGCGCGACAAGCGTCTGGCCGCCAAGACCCACTAA